The genome window aatgttttccaTAATGAATTCTCAACTAAATTCAGTCaaaattatttatattgtttttttaatggcccATCACAAAATATACCCTTTATTTCCCCAGTTTGTGCCCCAATCAGAATTAATAGGATGGCACCGATTTTCTTGCTCAAATGGTGTCGTATTTGCTTGTGGTTGCTAGGTGATGTCAGAGAGCGCCGCGCGCATGCGTAAACGTTATCTGCAGTGTCAAATGCAGCAAACGCGCGTCCAATCCGCGCTCGCGTCGCCGCACACGAAGCGAATGTCCTTTTGACCACCAAAGTTATATTATGCCACGAGCATCCTTACTGCCTCttgctttattttgaaactcaACACTCCGGAAGTACATTCCCCGCAGTGACGCTGTGTCGACGAGCCGACAGAACCACGGACTGCGGTGATAAACACAAACACGCAGTCCGAGTCCAGTCAGCGGGCCGGGACGTCACGTCGCTGGACCTTTTCTAcacgtctctccctctctcgcctcCCGCGGCCTTTGACGTGTGAAAACCCAAGGACGCGTTGACGTCGGAACACACGGGCAGGGAAGGACACTCGTCGCCAGAGCGGGCAAACGAGCGGCCGTCCTTGGCGAGGCTCGTCTAACCGGGCTCCCCTCACCTCTCCTCGGGGGGGCGGCTTACCCGAACGTCCCGGCGGCGAAATGACCGAGCTCCGGCAGCGAggaggcggcggcagcggcgaccACGGCGTTGGGGAGGACCCGGAAAGCACTGACAACCTCAGCGACAAGGTAGGCAGAATAAATATGAAGTAGTATGCGCGTCGGTGGGGCCAGTTAGACGAGCTTGTGAAGCCGAACCGAAGCGGGACGGGAGGCTAATGATTAGCCTGTTAGCGTGCTAAGTGGCTAATCCCTTTCGGGGAGCTAAAAATAACCAGCCTCGCTTTGATTCATTTGTTTACAACACAGCGGTTTTCTTACTAACGTGGGCTGATATCCTTAAATTATCACATTTGACGTCTGTTAGTCATGATATTTGTTACCTAGAAAGTTATTTCATTTAGGATAATTGTTGTCAGACAAGAAGTCCAAACTGTTCAATTTGGCTGGGAAAATCACAACAGCCGCgtcttaactcattcaccgcCAGTGAAAAGTGTAGTAAGAAATCAAGCTTTATTTCTACAGCGCCTTTCTGAGAGCAGAACAACCACATTTCAAATTCACGTATTCACACACCAACGGTGTTTCTGCCAAATTAGGCTTCAGTGCCTCGCTCAAGAGCACGTGAGCTGTCTTagccgggattcgaaccactgACCGTTCGGTCAGTACTAGAGGTAGTAACCTCGTGATACCATACAATTTGCGGTACAATAATGATCATCTCAACGTTGCGATACCACAATTATCCTTACATATGCTAGAAAATTAATCTACGAGATACCCCTATTAAACAaactatttttaattattattttccgTGTCTTCTGGACCACAGTCCATCCGCACAGGCCAATCTTTGGGAAAGTAGTTTTAGTTTTGCGTCACATGCAGCATTTGTAATAATTAGCGCAATAAACTTGAGTCTTAAATAACGGCCGAGACGAGGTTGCCGGATGTCGACTTTTGACCTTTAACCCCGCCTTGGGAGGGTGTGGTGTGGTGATTGTGGCGCTGGGTCTCCTTGACCTTTGAACCGCTCGGACTTTGGGGACCATTCCTATCTGGTGACACCAAGGTCTACAGAAAACTATTCATGTCCGCAACAAATAACAAATAGCAACAAACTTGGCTGGGATATGTTGATTTGTCAACCCGTCTTTTTCAAGATAGTCTTATTTAGGGACGCGTTGGTGGggattagtattattattattatcatgtgTTTAATTATTCTTATTAGTTATTGCGATCAGGAATTGGACCCGATGACGTCATTGTTTTTAAAGCTTAGAgttgtgtgtttttaaaatgtatttattttggagtatgaactcattggcagccattgacggcgattgacgtccaatccattttgcctgggaTTGAATTGGACTTGTAAACAGTGTTGCGTAAGGGCTGAAAATACCCCCCTCCCAGTCCCCCCCTGAGTCATCTGATTTCTGAAGTGTTAAATTGAAACCTGGAAACATCATGTGATGACGGCAACAACATCGATTATTACTGGAATCAAATTGGGAATGAAAAGGCAGCAATGTATCAATGAATAAACAAGAGGAGTTTTAAGAGCAACCATCCTGGGGAAAAAGAACACCAATTTACATAGTTTTGAATAAGGCTACTcaaaaaaatatggtagttatAATATGGGTGACCCTtctttttcgattatcacaactatgtctggtctacattaactgcgatattcgagggattactgtagtacttTCCCCCCtacttaatacatttcctggCTATCGGATCAGCAGATTCTCCAAATCAATCAACTCGAAAACAGGTTATGTACCAATAGTTTCCACGCTAAGAAAGATGTCAACCGTGCACTGATTCTCGATTTGCTTTCCCTTTTCGGCAGGCTCGAGCCGGCCTAGTGAATGAGCTAAGCAGTGAAACGCGAGCGACGCCCAGCCGGACCCGTTCTGCCAGTTGCCCTTTTTTTTTAGAGACGGTTTGCGGCTCGGGGATTTGTGTCAACTAGTTGACAAAAGTATCACTCTCGTTTCCTTGTAGAGCCCGGCTACTAATTACGCATTACCGTTAGCTACTTTGCTACGTTTACTTGTGTCACCTGAGAAAAAAGTTTTGTTACTTTTAACTTTTACTCGAGTAGGTTCTACTACTCGACTCGTTACATTTTTACTCTTGTTAGGCTTGACTTGATTTTTGCACCGGTTTCACCAATGAATCAATAATCTAACTCATCAGACTTGACAACGGAGTCACATGACAAGCTTGCAGTACGCAATCACGAGGCGGCTGCAAAGTGCCGTAAAAAATCGACCGTTTCACGTAAATCGCTGCCGTCAATGTGAATGGAAAGCGCGGAGTTCACCCTCTTTCctgttaattttttaaaaatatcgaTATGACCCTTTTCATTTCACGGTAAGAAATGCGTTTTCTCCACAAGAGGGCGCTCTTGCTATTTTTGACAGGTGAACCGTTTCGCTTCGTTCCATTTTTCTTGTCGAAATTGGTTGATTTTTGTCCATTTCTTTTGGCCTAATATCGCTATGTCATAGATACAGTATGGTGTCACAATACCAGTTGATgtatatggaaaaaatgcagtacttttcttttgacttttttgacctgtacagtcgtacctctacttacgaaattaatcggttccagaacttttttcgtaacttgaaaatgtcgtaagtagaggtgtactttatatgcaaattctctaattcgctCCACGGTCCTCgcaaaactaccaactacactttttaaaatgggtcaatgtgtcccaattttgtatggaagatgggaggaaacacaaaaatggagaaaattataaagaaatgatttattaatgtcttaaaaaataaataaagcatatgaaaatgtgccccgcgccgttattatgggacacgtaatacccgtgtttgtcacTGCCtccatgaaaatattttcaaaataaaataacagataaggaaatgcatttacttttgggggatttcgtaacttggatctttttctctaatcactcatttgcatataaaaaatgtgtaggcattcgtaagtagaggtatgactaatTTGTTCAATCATCCGCTGACATTTTTGCATCAGTACAAAACAATGCGAGCACCACGCCTGGCGAATGCCAATCGTGCTAAactttggattgtttttttctgcgTTCAGGAGGCAGCGGGCGACGACGACAGGTCGCTAGGCCTGCAGGAGGCCGAGTGCGACGTCGACACCAAGGCGGACGGATCGGACGTGCCGTCGTCCACCGCAGACACGGACAACACGCCAGAGTGTCTAAACAAGGCTCTGCAGGGGCTCCCGCCCAGGTACCGCTAGCAAATTCCACTCGTCCGAGCCCCCCTTTTTGCCTCTCTGGGGGGGTCACCACAGACCGTTCTGGACTGAAAAAGCCCATCGTGTGTTTAGAACACTCCAATTGAGCACAAGCGTAAACACGAATTAGAAATGACACACATCGTGCATTATAATACAATCaaatctttgtttaaaaaaacgttaGCTCAATGCTAATATACAATGGAATACACTATTCAAGCTGTAACGAAAATTAGCATTGGGTTGAACCTCTCAGAGCAATGTATATTTATGCAAAAATATTCATACACAAGAAATATAACACTCACCTGCTTAAACTCTGCAAAAAGGAAATTGTTAATTTAGTTATTTAGACTTCTGTTAGTGTCCGTTAATAGTTTTCTGCGCGGAATTTATGaataacacagaaaaattgcatAATTCACATTCTAAACTTTGTCAATTGTTTGCTATTCAAATATTGGCCATAAAGTTTTTTATGCAAGTGATGCTAATTCTCAGGTTTTTAGTAAAGATTCTTGAAaagcaacttaaaaaaaaacattatgatCATAATCAAGATgggctgaaaaagaaaaaaaactaaaacacttTGCTTCTCTTTGTCCACTAATGACATTTTATTgcccttatttattattattttaacttgAGCCGGTTTGAGTGTTAATTAACCAACACAAAGCGATGCTTTTTTAGCCAAACTGGAGTCAATTACGGACTGAAAGTCCTTTTGTTGACACTCCACGGAAGCCAAAAATATTCGAAGAATTCTTTCACACGGACACAAACGCTAAAAAAAAACCGCACTCTGTCGTCTTTTCGTCCACAGATGGAAGAACTACTGGATCCGCGGAGTTTTATCCCTGGCCATGATCTCCGGCTTCTTCCTCATCATCTACCTGGGACCCATCGCGCTCATATTTGTGGTACGTCAGCCTTCCTTCCTCCGTGGGAAGGCCTTTGTTTTCCTCGCTAGCGAGCTAGCGGCTAAATTGCTATCAATCTGCACTCAGGTGATGACGGTGCAAATCGAGTGTTTCCAGGAAATCATCACCATCGGCTACAAGGTCTACCGCTCCTACGACCTGCCCTGGTTCCGCACGCTCAGCTGGTAAGGAGGGGGCGGGGTTTCAAGCGCCGGGTTCAAAGATCGCCGCCGCGTTGGAAGACGACGGGCAGACGTGGAAGCCGTCTCGTGGGATGATTAActcgttgacggcgatagacatcgGCTTTGGTTTCTTGTTGCGTCAAGATATTTCATGTCAAAGTTTGATTATCCCAAAAACTAGGAACGAAAAAGTGGACTTTTGCACTACTGCTTTTGTCCACTGGAGGcgataaatcccccaaaactgaAACTCAAAAACGATAGTTGATcctatttcgatttttttagtGACCCAAATTGCGTCTAGGCTAGCTACGTTTatcaaaaaagaagacaaattgTTACGCGCTAGAAAACTACGAGTCCCTTTGGATCTAGGATGCATTTATTTGGCTGTAAAACTATTTGTGTTGGATTCCAGGTACTTCCTGGTGTGCGTCAACTACTTCTTCTACGGCGAAACCCTGGCCGAGTACTTTGGCGCTCTGGTGCAGAGAGAGGAGCCTCTTCAGTTCCTGTCACGCTACCACCGATTCATCTCCTTCGCCTTGTACTTAGCAGGTACGCTAAGCTAACGGCTAACTTTGTATATCACCCCGCGCCCGCAACTTTTTGACCTAACTTACCGCCACAATGTTCACTAACCACACTTACAATATTCATTGACAAGCTGAAAATGTTGAGTGGAAAATTGACGTCCCCAGCaaaactatacagtggtaccttgagatacgagcttaatgcgttccggggctgagctcgtatgtcgatttactcgtaactcaaatgaacgtttcccatagaattgaactaaaaacaaattaattcctctgaaaaaacacccaaaaccggatattggattggaaaaacatttttatttgttcgaattcgccatctattaaccaagtaacaaataactagtggtttaatagtactaaaatgcgtttaatagtacacaaattagacggatttcaagGAGGGGAGAGagtggggggctttttgcacggcaacacgctcgtaacataacaaaatttgtctcttatctcaagataaacatttgcccaaaattttactcgtatctcaaattgcttgtatgtcgaggtaccactgtaaatagaATACTACTTTTAAGTAGAACTAATCATTTGAGAGAAAATCCActctaaaaaaacaatgaacaatAACTGTATTGCTCAAAACTAAATGAAtcaaatgtatatgtataatttGACTATATTAAACTATATTAACCCGATGTGTTAATACTTGTTGTATGCGGAAAAAGCTTTGTCTTCCAAGAACAAGCTGGACGACATATGACGCATTTTTgacgacttttttttaacatctctGATggcatgttttcctttttttaggaTTCTGCATGTTTGTGCTGAGTTTAGTGAAGAAACATTACCGCCTGCAGTTTTACATGGTGTGTATACAAACGACGCTGCTAGCCGCTAATGCTACACACACGCTTGGTTTTGCTTTATCGTGGACTAATGAGTCATCTCCTTGCAATGCGCCCGTTATTCATCTGTCAATCAACGGGTCCCAACGACACTTTACATGTTGTTtctgtgtgattgtgtgtttgCCATTCCAGTTTGCGTGGACCCACGTTACGCTGTTGATCGTGGTGACTCAGTCGCACCTTGTCATTCAGAACCTGTTTGAAGGAATGATCTGGTAAGCCGCGCTCGACGTTTACGAGGGATGGGATGACAGATTTTCACTCGCGTTTCCGTGTcataaatgacaatttttttggggaagaAAATGAGGCCCCTTGAGAGCAAACCAATCACCAATTGGCTGCAAAAAGCTTCGTTTTCCCAATTGAATCGCTCGCTTGCATTCTTGGGAAAGACAGATGAGCTCTACTGCCACCTGCTGTTTCACAAAATATTGTCACTCATGGCTTGAGGTGCTGCAGGTCAAAGAAAAATGCGAATTATTTCTTCATGAATTGCTAATTATAGTTTTCTGTCATTGTTGTTAAAGTGTCAGTTTGAAAGGCTTGCGATTATttgtcattgtcattttctttaccTCATAAAAGCTTACAACTGCTTTTGTCAAAGTCGATGAATCAACTTAACAAACTGATAAAGGTCATAATGTACTGAAATGATCAAACAAGCTTGATTCATATGAAGCGGCGTATCGTGACGCTTTGTATTGGGGCAAGGCGACATTTTGAAATCGACACGGTCTCTGGAATTGACCGTTTGTTGGATAAAAATGGTGACTTTTGCGACGTGTTGTTTCTTCAGGTTCATCGTGCCCATCTCCATCGTCATCTGCAACGACATCGGCGCTTACCTGTTCGGCTTCTTCTTCGGCCGCACGCCGCTCATCAAGGTGACGTTGCATAGATCCCAAAGGTTGACATAGTCACgcgccttttttgtttttgttgtttgagGAAAGATTAATAGTTTCGACAGGAACACACGAGACTTgatgcatatttgtgaaaaccactttaaatgtgtgtgtgtgtgtttgtgtgtgtgcgcagcTCTCACCCAAGAAGACGTGGGAAGGATTCATCGGCGGTTACTTTTCCACTGTCGTCTTTGGATTCATTGTGAGAGCACAAACTGCACAATGTTGACACGCCATCAAAACACACATCAATTACACAACTGCAACAAAACTAAACATGTGCACTacattaacaataaaaaaaacatcgaaatacagtaatccctcgaatatcgcggcttcactacattgcagatttttttctggggaatttttattttttgtacattttttttgtaagttcataaaaatgtgaaaatccacagtgGGACTCGCAAGCTTCcatttattgcggccatgtctggtctacattaaccgcgataatcgagggattactgtagtggggaaaaatgcaaattacaattggagagtatttcactggccactagGGGGGTGTCATGGGGGGTTTAAAGTCCAAACAATATTAAAtaaaccagtgtttcccaaccaattttggctgcggcacactttttacattgaaaacatctcaagggacaccagcatctgaaaatcttttcataaaaTCATGTctcctatattaacaatagtcattctcctCAAAATTTTATCAGCAAACCaccaaaatgattcaaaaatccattttttcacactgacttaGCCAATATCATCAAAACTTGATATCTGCGGACCCTCAACAACTtccaaaaataagtcatgttttgaatcaaataattgtatgacttttctccaaatatgacttcatTCTCACATTATAAATTTTACACAACAAACCCGGAGCCAAGGACTCAGATTGCGTTTTTATCACGCAGTTGTCGTGGCTGCTGTCCCAGTTCCAGTACTTTGTGTGTCCGGTGGGCCTGAGCAGCGAGAGCGGCACCCTGTTCGCGGTGGAATGCGAGCCGTCCGACCTGTTCGTGCCGCAGCAGTACCGCCTTCCCGCGGTCGCCCGGGAGATTCTGCCATCTTGGGTGAGACCTCCCACCCGTCCTCAAACCGCACCCCTCGCGCTAAACACGCCACGACTGACCCATCTGTATTTCAGGAAACGGTGACGCTGTACCCCTTCCAGATCCACAGCGTCTTCCTGTCGTCCTTCGCCTCGCTCATCGGGCCCTTCGGGGGTTTCTTCGCCAGCGGCTTCAAGCGGGCCTTTAAGATCAAAGTGAACTCAGCCGCCCGTTTCGGCGCCGTCTCCGACCCGGCCCGACGTCACCGCcgcccctttttttccctttccagGACTTTGCCAGCACCATCCCGGGACACGGCGGCATCATGGACCGCTTCGACTGTCAGTATCTCATGGCCACCTTCACCCACGTTTACATTGCCAGTTTTATCAGGTGAGGAGAGAAAATTCCACTTGATTGAGCTCGCTGCCCAAAAAGTCAGGAAGTCTGcgcctttttgcacggcaacgcacttgtaacatcacataaacaaatttaaatgaacttggatgacaaaaaataagtgaaatctaaccttacactaaacttaattctaatttagtttgacattttgatacctttcttctcccgggttagcTCTATTtgtcccgcctccaccctgactttcagaggcaacctatcgagggttgtttgcgtttgtcttcccttcaaaatattcccaaaacgatgcacacaaatgtcctcacaataggatagcgcacgaccacttgccaacgagaagtagtatactcctctcgtattagcgatcgcttcgccactcacaggaaaaaaaaccactgaaaaaatgcaaccgtTCACGTCAAAACGTAAAATACTGTAACGAATGATCAGCCAAATACTGAGGCTTTCTTTTCGTTTTGTTGCCGTCCACTACGGCTCACAGTTTGTGTATTCAGTTGcacaaaaaacattgaaaatctCAAAATTGTAGACTCTACATTAGATATCTTTATCTTtaatgttaagaccaactgtatgtatacatgtgcgtctatgtatatatatatttatgtgtatatgtgtgtatatatattatatatatatacacatgtatatgtatatatatgtgtatatatatatgtatatatatacatatatatatgtgtgtgtgtgtgtatgtgtgtatatgtatgtatgtgtatatatatatatatatatacacacacatacatacatacatatatatatatatatatatatatatatatatatatatatatatatatatatatatatatatatatatatatatatatatatatatatatatatatatatatatatatatatatatatatatatatatatatatatatatatatatatatatatatatatatatatatatatatatatatatatatatatatatatatatatatatatatgtatgtgtgtatgtgtgtatatgtatatatgtatgtatgtatgtatatatatgtatgtatatatatttcagcaacacgcttatttatgacctatttatttatgtctaaaatgtatttttctgtgtctgtattctcaccctcttgctactgtgacagtgaaatttcccaaatacgggatgaataaagttatgtaatctaatctaattgacATTTTCCTCTTATCTGATTGTCTCCATGTTTTGTTTGGACAGGGGCCCCAACCCGAGTAAAGTCCTGCAGCAGCTGATGATGCTGCAACCCGAACAACAGGTGAGCATCTTCAACACGCTCACCTCGCACCTGAAGGACCGAGGGTTGCTGCCCCCTACAGCCTGAGGGGCGAGTATCCGCACAAAACCAAACTTGCACTCACCGAGGATTcaaaaaacacacagacacaacaaaaaaaacaacaacaaaaaaccctccccacaaaaacaaaaagtcttCCGGCGACTTCGAAGCTCAGCGTCCGGCCGCCATCTTTGACCAGGAAGCGGCGAAAGCCCACGTTGCACTGACACGCCCACAAATATGTCGGGAAGCGCCCACTTTAGACCCCGcccccgtcccgtcccgtcgcCAAAGTACACCACGGACATGCTACACGCTaatgtacataaaaaaatgtgctaCTAATGTATAGCTACTGATGTTAATATATGCAAAGATATTACAACTTAACTATGTAGCTAGCTAGCATGTACACATTAAACAGAGTTAAAATAGGAACAAAGATTTATATTTTAAGAGTAGTTTATCAAATTGtataaagtgggaaaaaaaagataaccaGCATGTTCTGCACCAGGTGGAAATACGCTAGCAACTAGCGGAGATGCTAATAGGCGGTAGCTTCCTAGCTGAAAGCTAACATGCTATTGCTACATGTAGTTGTACGGCCGAGCGAGAAATGTTTCCATTGACAAAATGTTAAcgcaataaacttttttttattcgcTAAGGAAGGTAACTAGCTGCAAAACCATTAGCATTGTACTACTGAAAAGAAAATAGCACTAAAAATTTCTTCCCGCTAACGACGCGGGCCGCACTGAGCGCCACTTTTTTGAATCCGTGCTTTTACCGCGCAAAGTAGTTTGAAGGAATCTAGTTTGCCGCAAAGATATTTtatgcaaa of Stigmatopora argus isolate UIUO_Sarg chromosome 5, RoL_Sarg_1.0, whole genome shotgun sequence contains these proteins:
- the cds1 gene encoding phosphatidate cytidylyltransferase 1, coding for MTELRQRGGGGSGDHGVGEDPESTDNLSDKEAAGDDDRSLGLQEAECDVDTKADGSDVPSSTADTDNTPECLNKALQGLPPRWKNYWIRGVLSLAMISGFFLIIYLGPIALIFVVMTVQIECFQEIITIGYKVYRSYDLPWFRTLSWYFLVCVNYFFYGETLAEYFGALVQREEPLQFLSRYHRFISFALYLAGFCMFVLSLVKKHYRLQFYMFAWTHVTLLIVVTQSHLVIQNLFEGMIWFIVPISIVICNDIGAYLFGFFFGRTPLIKLSPKKTWEGFIGGYFSTVVFGFILSWLLSQFQYFVCPVGLSSESGTLFAVECEPSDLFVPQQYRLPAVAREILPSWETVTLYPFQIHSVFLSSFASLIGPFGGFFASGFKRAFKIKDFASTIPGHGGIMDRFDCQYLMATFTHVYIASFIRGPNPSKVLQQLMMLQPEQQVSIFNTLTSHLKDRGLLPPTA